One Tachypleus tridentatus isolate NWPU-2018 chromosome 3, ASM421037v1, whole genome shotgun sequence DNA window includes the following coding sequences:
- the LOC143246234 gene encoding uncharacterized protein LOC143246234, with protein MPPPPPIAPPPPLSDVLPSLGKKAKTDRNALLSDIRHGTKLKKTMTNDRSAPQISACKGINHKSSEKLNSPASLGGLFAQGVPKLQETGTRTTASAVSKGRPTKIPGDQQPPLNKSLKKRAVNCSPSPLKSHQQVLTKFSTINKKSNAHTANHATGLNQKCPFPNGLRSPPNSPPAPPEKSSSINPNYLTDKKCCSPLSKKPPTVPVGLNQRIKRESLPRPSPPPPPKNPQPTLTKSLIMPFKPVSLVRQQDIKAQNIKNEPKSHSNITSQKTVLTTKKQASLHSPSQNQSVSRVCQGLGELKHKSNSRNVMPASRKQEIAPFSVLTTTVAKAAPSTSRPTPPLSPLRSSAVAPFTSLKLLRSPAVAPPLLPLNISASSSYAENFPPPPSVHPPSLPAQKNYVKTDGFESKFKKRFHEIFELPSPDCFENTPKTYSSQNFPTEKRQPPLPPLSIPPNQRQSSMVSECLTTPLTNVQIVNASEC; from the exons atgccACCCCCACCTCCAATAGCTCCTCCTCCACCTTTATCAGATGTTCTCCCCTCACTTGGTAAAAAAGCAAAGACAGATCGTAATGCACTGCTATCAGACATCAGACATGGAACCAAACTGAAGAAGACAATGACCAATGACAGAAGTGCTCCTCAGATAAGTG cATGTAAAGGAATAAATCACAAGTCTTCTGAAAAACTCAATTCTCCAGCTAGCCTTGGTGGGTTGTTTGCCCAAGGAGTACCAAAGTTACAAGAAACTGGAACTCGAACAACAGCTTCAGCGG tttcaaaggGAAGACCAACTAAAATCCCTGGTGACCAACAACCACCATTAAACAAGTCTTTAAAGAAAAGAGCTGTGAACTGTTCTCCTAGCCCACTGAAGTCACATCAACAAGTCTTAACTAAATTTTcaactattaataaaaaaagtaatgcTCATACAGCCAATCATGCAACAGGACTAAATCAAAAGTGTCCATTCCCAAATGGTTTACGTTCACCACCTAATTCTCCCCCTGCCCCACCAGAGAAATCAAGCAGTATCAATCCTAATTACTTGACTGACAAGAAGTGCTGTTCTCCTCTATCAAAAAAGCCTCCTACAGTACCAGTTGGTTTAAATCAAAGAATAAAGAGAGAAAGTCTTCCAAGACCATCACCTCCTCCTCCTCCAAAAAACCCACAGCCCACCCTCACTAAATCTCTAATAATGCCATTCAAACCTGTCAGTTTAGTAAGACAGCAAGATATAAAAGCTCAAAACATTAAGAATGAACCTAAATCACATTCTAATATTACATCTCAAAAAACAGTTTTAACCACAAAGAAACAAGCCTCACTACACTCCCCTTCACAGAATCAGAGTGTTAGTAGGGTGTGTCAGGGTCTTGGTGAACTTAAGCATAAGTCAAATTCAAGAAATGTTATGCCTGCTTCTAGAAAACAGGAAATTGCCCCATTTTCAGTATTAACTACAACTGTTGCCAAAGCTGCACCCTCTACTAGTCGCCCTACCCCTCCACTTTCACCTTTAAGGTCATCAGCTGTTGCACCATTCACTTCACTTAAACTCTTAAGGTCACCAGCTGTAGCACCACCACTTCTGCCTCTAAACATAAGTGCATCATCATCTTATGCAGAGAACTTTCCACCACCACCAAGTGTGCACCCTCCTTCTCTACCTGCTCAAAAGAACTATGTGAAGACtg ATGGTTTTGAATCCAAATTTAAAAAGAGATTCCATGAAATCTTTGAATTACCTTCACCTGATTGTTTTGAAAATACACCAAAAACCTATTCCAGTCAAA